One genomic window of Aquamicrobium lusatiense includes the following:
- the clpB gene encoding ATP-dependent chaperone ClpB, with product MNLDKYSERVRGFIQSAQQYALNRNNQQFTPEHILKALIDDDEGFAASLIDRAGGLAKDVELGVDAALEAQPRVEGGNGQLYLAQPLAKVFSTAEDLAKKAGDSFVTVERLLQALAMEKSAATSDILAKAGVTPQALNQVINDIRKGRTADSASAEQGYDALKKYARDLTADARAGKLDPVIGRDDEIRRTIQVLSRRTKNNPVLIGEPGVGKTAIAEGLALRIVNGDVPESLKDKQLMALDMGALIAGAKYRGEFEERLKAVLNEVTAAAGGIILFIDEMHTLVGAGKADGAMDASNLLKPALARGELHCVGATTLDEYRKHVEKDPALARRFQPVFVDEPTVEDTVSILRGLKEKYEQHHKVRISDSALVSAATLSNRYIADRFLPDKAIDLVDEAASRLRMQVDSKPEALDEIDRRIMQLKIEREALKVEKDEASKDRLVRLEKELSDLEEESSGLTAKWQAEKQKLGLAADLKKELDAARNELAIAQRKGEFQRAGELAYGRIPELEKKLAEAEAHDGKPGGMVEEVVTPDHVAHIVSRWTGIPVDKMLEGERDKLLRMEDELARRVVGQGEAVQAVSKAVRRARAGLQDPNRPIGSFMFLGPTGVGKTELTKALASFLFDDENAMVRIDMSEFMEKHSVSRLIGAPPGYVGYEEGGALTEAVRRRPYQVVLFDEIEKAHPDVFNVLLQVLDDGRLTDGQGRTVDFRNTLIVMTSNLGAEYLVNLTDDQDVDVVRDDVLNVVKASFRPEFLNRIDEVILFHRLRRQDMGQIVRIQLKRLESLLVDRKIHLELDDEAVEWLAQKGYDPAYGARPLKRVMQKELQDPLAEKILGGEILDGSTVKVTAGSDRLNFRSRSGAGTEAEQAA from the coding sequence ATGAATCTTGATAAGTATTCCGAGCGCGTGCGCGGCTTCATTCAGTCGGCACAGCAATATGCACTGAACCGAAACAACCAGCAGTTCACGCCCGAGCACATCCTCAAGGCTCTTATCGATGACGATGAAGGTTTCGCAGCCTCGCTGATCGATCGCGCCGGCGGTCTTGCGAAGGATGTGGAGCTCGGCGTTGATGCCGCGCTTGAGGCACAGCCGCGCGTCGAAGGCGGCAATGGCCAGCTTTATCTGGCGCAGCCGCTGGCCAAGGTATTTTCCACCGCCGAGGATCTGGCGAAGAAGGCCGGCGACAGTTTCGTGACGGTGGAGCGTCTGTTGCAGGCGCTGGCGATGGAGAAGTCGGCGGCAACCTCCGACATTCTCGCCAAGGCAGGCGTGACCCCACAGGCACTCAATCAGGTCATCAATGACATCCGCAAGGGCCGCACCGCCGATTCGGCTTCGGCAGAGCAGGGTTATGATGCGCTGAAGAAATATGCGCGCGACCTGACGGCCGACGCGCGCGCGGGCAAGCTCGATCCGGTCATCGGCCGGGATGACGAGATTCGCCGCACCATTCAGGTGCTTTCGCGGCGTACCAAGAACAATCCGGTGCTGATCGGCGAGCCGGGCGTCGGCAAAACGGCGATCGCCGAAGGGCTGGCGCTGCGCATCGTCAATGGCGACGTGCCCGAATCGCTGAAGGACAAGCAGTTGATGGCGCTCGATATGGGCGCGCTGATTGCCGGCGCGAAATATCGCGGCGAGTTCGAGGAGCGGCTGAAGGCCGTGCTCAATGAGGTCACTGCCGCGGCCGGCGGCATAATCCTGTTCATCGACGAGATGCACACGCTGGTCGGCGCCGGCAAGGCGGATGGGGCGATGGACGCTTCCAACCTGCTGAAGCCGGCACTTGCGCGCGGCGAACTTCACTGCGTTGGTGCGACCACGCTCGACGAATACCGCAAGCATGTGGAGAAGGACCCGGCGCTCGCACGGCGTTTCCAGCCCGTATTCGTGGATGAGCCGACCGTCGAGGATACGGTTTCGATCCTGCGCGGCCTGAAGGAGAAGTATGAGCAGCACCACAAGGTGCGCATTTCCGACTCGGCTCTGGTGTCGGCGGCGACCCTGTCCAACCGCTATATTGCCGACCGCTTCCTGCCCGACAAGGCCATCGACCTTGTCGACGAGGCGGCATCGCGCCTGCGCATGCAGGTCGATTCCAAGCCCGAGGCGCTGGATGAGATCGACCGTCGCATCATGCAGCTCAAGATCGAGCGCGAGGCGCTGAAGGTCGAGAAAGATGAAGCTTCCAAGGATCGTCTGGTGCGGCTGGAGAAGGAGCTTTCCGATCTGGAAGAGGAATCTTCGGGACTGACCGCCAAGTGGCAGGCTGAAAAGCAGAAGCTTGGTCTGGCTGCCGATCTGAAGAAGGAACTGGACGCAGCGCGCAACGAACTTGCCATTGCCCAGCGCAAGGGTGAATTCCAGCGCGCCGGCGAGCTTGCCTATGGCCGGATCCCGGAACTGGAAAAGAAGCTGGCCGAGGCTGAAGCCCATGACGGCAAGCCGGGCGGCATGGTCGAAGAGGTCGTCACGCCCGATCACGTGGCACATATCGTGTCTCGCTGGACGGGCATTCCGGTCGACAAGATGCTGGAAGGCGAGCGCGACAAGCTTCTGCGCATGGAAGACGAACTGGCGAGGCGTGTGGTCGGTCAGGGCGAGGCCGTGCAGGCGGTCTCTAAGGCCGTGCGCCGTGCGCGCGCGGGCTTGCAGGATCCGAACCGGCCGATCGGCTCGTTCATGTTCCTCGGCCCAACGGGCGTGGGCAAGACGGAGCTGACCAAGGCTCTGGCTTCGTTCCTGTTCGACGACGAGAACGCCATGGTGCGCATCGACATGTCGGAGTTCATGGAGAAGCACTCCGTGTCCCGGCTCATCGGCGCGCCTCCCGGCTATGTCGGCTATGAGGAAGGTGGCGCCCTGACGGAAGCTGTGCGGCGCCGGCCTTATCAGGTCGTGCTTTTCGACGAGATCGAGAAGGCGCATCCGGACGTTTTCAACGTTCTGCTGCAGGTTCTCGATGATGGACGCCTGACCGACGGACAGGGCCGCACGGTCGACTTCCGCAACACGCTGATTGTGATGACTTCCAACCTCGGTGCGGAATATCTGGTCAATCTGACCGACGATCAGGACGTGGATGTGGTGCGCGACGATGTGCTGAATGTCGTCAAGGCTTCGTTCCGGCCGGAATTCCTGAACCGCATCGATGAGGTGATTCTGTTCCATCGCCTGCGCAGGCAGGATATGGGCCAGATCGTCCGCATTCAGCTCAAGCGTCTGGAAAGCCTGCTGGTCGATCGCAAGATCCATCTCGAGCTGGACGATGAGGCGGTCGAATGGCTTGCGCAGAAGGGTTATGACCCTGCCTATGGCGCACGCCCGCTGAAGCGCGTGATGCAGAAGGAACTGCAGGATCCGCTGGCCGAGAAGATTCTCGGGGGCGAAATTCTGGACGGTTCGACGGTGAAGGTGACCGCCGGCTCCGATCGCCTGAACTTCCGCAGCCGGTCGGGTGCGGGAACCGAGGCCGAACAGGCGGCGTAA
- a CDS encoding DUF4167 domain-containing protein produces MRPQQQNRRMRGRNNGGNNNNNNNNNRKGPNPLSRNYESNGPDVKIRGSAQQIAEKYTTLARDAMSSGDRVMAENYLQHAEHYNRIIAAAQAQMPIQHVQPVRDDFDDEDDRDDAEVPASTGNEAHQNQPQAGNGSGPQPVIEGVPAEVALNAEEVAENRVNREGGRGRERAGGQRGERRTREPRQKDSEAAATTAVAEVEEAASPAAVADDAALAPQPNLGPAALAAEAEKKEAKPEAEAPAKPRRPRKPRATAASKETAEGAQAEEPAVAASES; encoded by the coding sequence ATGAGGCCACAACAGCAGAACAGGCGTATGCGCGGTCGCAATAATGGCGGCAATAATAACAATAATAACAATAACAACCGCAAAGGGCCGAACCCTTTAAGCCGGAATTACGAGAGCAATGGCCCGGACGTCAAAATTCGTGGCTCCGCTCAGCAGATCGCCGAAAAATATACGACGCTCGCTCGCGATGCGATGAGCTCCGGCGACCGCGTGATGGCTGAAAACTATCTGCAGCACGCCGAGCACTACAATCGAATCATTGCCGCCGCACAGGCGCAGATGCCGATCCAGCATGTACAGCCTGTACGTGACGACTTCGACGATGAAGACGATCGCGATGACGCAGAAGTTCCTGCCAGCACCGGCAATGAAGCGCATCAGAACCAGCCTCAGGCCGGGAATGGCTCGGGTCCGCAGCCGGTGATCGAAGGCGTTCCCGCCGAAGTTGCGCTGAACGCGGAAGAAGTTGCCGAGAATCGCGTTAACCGCGAAGGCGGTCGGGGCCGCGAGAGGGCCGGCGGCCAGCGCGGCGAACGCCGCACTCGCGAACCGCGCCAGAAGGACAGCGAAGCTGCCGCTACAACGGCCGTTGCTGAGGTGGAAGAAGCTGCTTCGCCTGCTGCCGTAGCTGATGATGCTGCGCTGGCACCTCAACCCAATCTCGGCCCGGCCGCTCTGGCCGCCGAGGCCGAGAAGAAGGAAGCAAAGCCGGAGGCGGAAGCGCCTGCCAAGCCGCGCCGTCCGCGCAAGCCGCGCGCCACTGCGGCGAGCAAGGAAACGGCCGAGGGAGCGCAGGCTGAAGAGCCGGCCGTGGCCGCTTCGGAAAGCTGA